Proteins from a genomic interval of Spiroplasma diminutum CUAS-1:
- the rpsF gene encoding 30S ribosomal protein S6, protein MIRKYEVMYIIDQDTTDVKTVQTKLHDVLTANGGKILESEDWGLKDFAYLIKKKKKGYYTVVIVETDSANINEFERVSRIDKNVVRYQVINTENEKKYVQTTKLSKTDMSKFKEEKKPSRGFDRRMPRRDDNNKVEDVNSNKAVKEVTAATTEVKEEKQAVKKTTKKVEVKED, encoded by the coding sequence ATGATTAGAAAATACGAAGTTATGTATATTATTGATCAAGATACAACAGATGTAAAAACTGTTCAAACTAAATTACATGATGTACTTACTGCTAACGGGGGTAAAATCTTAGAATCAGAAGATTGAGGATTAAAAGATTTTGCATACTTAATTAAGAAAAAGAAAAAAGGTTACTATACTGTAGTAATTGTTGAAACAGATTCAGCAAATATTAATGAATTTGAACGTGTTTCAAGAATTGATAAAAACGTAGTTAGATATCAAGTAATTAATACTGAAAATGAAAAAAAATATGTTCAAACAACAAAATTATCAAAAACTGATATGTCAAAATTCAAAGAAGAAAAGAAACCTTCAAGAGGATTTGATAGAAGAATGCCAAGAAGAGATGATAATAACAAAGTTGAAGATGTAAATAGTAATAAAGCTGTTAAAGAAGTAACTGCTGCAACAACTGAAGTAAAAGAAGAAAAACAAGCAGTTAAAAAAACAACTAAAAAAGTTGAAGTAAAAGAGGATTAA
- a CDS encoding DUF1904 family protein → MPIFSFKGVDENQVKEYFKQVGELALMINADVKKFVFWHDPSVLVGNGYEKDAIQVNIEWVGRPLKQADVAKHIQKFFGNISKNVYVKFEEINSFLYLNGESNG, encoded by the coding sequence ATGCCAATTTTTAGTTTTAAAGGTGTTGATGAAAATCAAGTTAAAGAATATTTTAAGCAAGTTGGAGAACTTGCATTAATGATAAATGCAGATGTTAAAAAATTTGTATTTTGACATGATCCCAGTGTTTTAGTTGGAAATGGTTATGAAAAGGATGCTATTCAAGTTAACATTGAATGAGTTGGAAGACCATTAAAACAAGCTGATGTAGCTAAACATATTCAAAAATTCTTTGGAAATATATCAAAAAATGTTTATGTAAAATTTGAAGAAATTAATAGTTTCTTATACTTAAACGGAGAAAGTAACGGATAA
- a CDS encoding asparagine synthetase AsnA — translation MKYGIALGYVSKLNFQETVEGIEYIKENIFSSLKNKFELLNVTSGLITNKYVWLNDDFQQTKRPIDFDVISQNEYGEIIQSNNKWRRHFLKNLDEDNESIKGIITNFTTVNRDSNLDNINSLIFEEIGLEILVNEVDMEFLDNTLIDIYKILCTIDLKISEKYENLNDFHLSKTLTFITYKKLKELYPLLTFSERLNKFGKDNGSFVIQDYAEKILNQKNVGQFSEDVFNLKTYSKLYVYNGECEKSVSVAYAGFQVDRKTLKEQNLILKENSKINNEYNHLIKSNDLPLTISIGVFTNRVSMTILEKQHIGEVHSSIWGNEFIEYCKANNINIL, via the coding sequence ATGAAATATGGTATAGCTTTAGGGTATGTCTCTAAATTGAATTTTCAAGAAACAGTTGAAGGAATAGAATATATTAAAGAGAATATTTTTTCTTCTTTAAAGAACAAGTTTGAATTATTGAATGTTACAAGTGGTTTAATAACTAATAAATATGTTTGACTGAATGATGACTTTCAACAAACTAAAAGACCAATTGATTTTGACGTAATTAGTCAAAATGAATATGGAGAAATAATTCAATCGAATAATAAATGAAGAAGACATTTCTTAAAAAATTTAGATGAGGACAATGAATCAATTAAGGGCATTATTACTAACTTTACAACTGTAAATAGAGATTCAAATTTAGATAATATTAATTCCTTAATATTTGAAGAAATCGGTTTAGAAATTCTTGTAAATGAAGTTGACATGGAATTTTTAGATAATACTTTGATTGATATTTATAAAATTCTATGTACAATTGATTTAAAAATTAGTGAAAAGTATGAAAATTTAAATGACTTTCATTTATCAAAAACTTTAACTTTTATTACTTATAAAAAACTTAAAGAACTTTATCCGCTACTTACTTTTTCAGAACGATTAAATAAGTTTGGAAAAGATAATGGTAGTTTTGTAATTCAAGACTATGCAGAAAAGATTTTAAATCAAAAAAATGTAGGACAGTTTTCAGAAGATGTCTTTAATTTAAAAACATATTCAAAATTATATGTATACAATGGAGAATGTGAAAAGTCTGTTTCTGTAGCATATGCAGGATTTCAAGTCGATAGAAAAACTTTAAAAGAACAAAACCTTATCTTAAAAGAAAATAGTAAAATCAATAATGAATATAATCATTTGATTAAATCAAATGATTTACCTTTAACTATTTCAATTGGTGTTTTTACAAATAGAGTATCAATGACTATTCTTGAAAAACAACATATAGGAGAAGTTCATTCTTCAATATGAGGAAATGAATTTATTGAGTACTGCAAAGCAAATAATATTAATATACTTTAA
- the tilS gene encoding tRNA lysidine(34) synthetase TilS: MLERNRKYILGLSGGADSVFLFHFLLEKGINDFIACHVNYNFRKDSYKDLELVQNLCKKNKIKLVVKNISQNYSELRQNFEAWARNERYDFFCEQARKENAEAILIAHNLNDHIETFIMQKNKNKNVSYFGISDRTHYRDFLILRPILNLKKTDIIKRLEEKKIKYIIDSTNFDLKYERNNVRHNLEEKDFSKIMLEIELFNNNLNIYKSAFEENNISSTLDLNLLNDDQRWNEYLIFNFLEKNNLAELIYNNKKSLIKEIIKEIKSEKSFLEILKSNFVIMKDYKILRIIKKSDIEIFQSDNLKYFNDFLIEENISNNKEIIITNDWKKYQAQLIYEGKLLSKLYKNNKTSYLQRYKNVLIFNKTKKIVLNKITI; this comes from the coding sequence TTGTTAGAAAGAAATAGAAAATACATACTTGGTTTATCAGGTGGAGCTGATAGTGTTTTCCTTTTTCATTTTTTATTAGAAAAGGGAATTAATGATTTTATTGCTTGTCATGTTAATTATAATTTTAGAAAAGATTCGTATAAAGATTTAGAATTAGTTCAAAATTTATGTAAAAAGAATAAAATAAAACTCGTTGTAAAAAATATTTCTCAAAACTATTCTGAACTAAGGCAAAATTTTGAAGCATGAGCCAGAAATGAAAGATATGATTTTTTTTGTGAGCAAGCAAGAAAAGAAAACGCAGAAGCTATTTTAATTGCACATAATTTAAATGATCATATTGAAACATTTATAATGCAAAAAAATAAAAATAAAAATGTATCTTATTTTGGAATTTCTGATAGGACTCACTATAGAGATTTTTTAATTTTGAGACCAATATTGAATTTAAAAAAAACAGATATTATAAAAAGACTTGAAGAAAAAAAAATAAAATATATTATCGATAGTACTAATTTTGATTTGAAATATGAAAGAAATAATGTAAGACATAATTTAGAAGAGAAGGACTTCTCGAAAATAATGTTGGAAATAGAATTATTTAATAATAATTTAAATATTTATAAAAGTGCATTTGAGGAAAATAACATAAGTAGTACTTTGGATTTAAATCTATTAAATGACGATCAAAGATGAAATGAGTATTTAATTTTTAATTTTTTAGAAAAAAATAATTTAGCTGAACTTATTTACAATAATAAAAAATCTTTGATTAAAGAAATAATAAAAGAAATAAAATCAGAAAAAAGTTTTCTTGAAATATTAAAATCAAATTTTGTAATAATGAAAGATTATAAAATTCTTAGAATTATTAAAAAATCTGATATTGAAATATTTCAAAGTGATAATTTAAAATATTTTAATGATTTTTTAATAGAAGAAAATATCTCAAATAATAAGGAAATTATAATAACAAATGATTGAAAAAAATATCAAGCGCAACTTATATACGAGGGAAAATTACTTTCAAAACTATATAAAAATAATAAAACTTCATATTTGCAAAGATACAAAAATGTTTTAATTTTTAACAAAACAAAGAAAATAGTTTTAAATAAAATAACTATATAA
- the rpsR gene encoding 30S ribosomal protein S18, with the protein MKKFVRRKKVNFFAKNNIDYIDYKDVDLLKKFISANGQILPKRITGTSPKHQRMLAIAIKRARGMGLLPFVVQ; encoded by the coding sequence ATGAAAAAATTTGTAAGAAGAAAAAAAGTTAATTTCTTTGCTAAAAATAACATTGATTATATTGATTATAAAGATGTAGATTTATTAAAAAAATTCATCTCAGCTAATGGGCAAATTTTACCAAAAAGAATTACAGGAACATCACCAAAACATCAAAGAATGTTAGCTATTGCTATTAAAAGAGCAAGAGGTATGGGATTGTTACCATTTGTAGTTCAATAA
- the lysS gene encoding lysine--tRNA ligase, with product MSNNFERNFSEQENIRREKLNNLIEKGRDPFVENEFDRSHSLNELIEKFDSFTKEELQEKTDIIVSVAGRIRLFREAGKKAIFANIQDQNSSIQIYVRQDELGEEEFEYFRNLDLGDIIGIQGIMMKTDHGELTIRVKNAKLLTKALKPLPDKHLGIADIEEKYRRRYVDLIINPESKQVFIDRTKIIRTMQSILDSKGYMEVETPILQSVRGGASAKPFVTHYNALDNEFVLRIATELHLKRCIVGGFDGVYEIGRIFRNEGISTRHNPEFTSVELYVAYKNMDFLMDLCEELFRECSLAVRGTTKINYGGHDLDLAKPFKRWHMVDAIKEVCGVDFWQDMTYIEACEIAKQKNVKVEKHHFSVGHIINLFFEEFVEEKIIEPTFIWGHPKEISPLSKLNAKDSRFTDRFELFIINREYANAFAELNNPIDQYERFVDQIKEAAAGNDEANDMDIDFIEALEYGMPPTGGIGIGIDRMVMLLTNSESIKDVLLFPQMKPRGN from the coding sequence ATGAGCAATAATTTTGAAAGAAATTTTTCAGAACAAGAAAATATTAGAAGAGAAAAACTTAATAATCTAATTGAAAAAGGAAGAGACCCTTTTGTTGAAAATGAATTTGATAGATCACATTCACTTAATGAATTAATTGAAAAATTTGATTCATTTACAAAAGAAGAATTACAAGAAAAAACAGATATTATTGTTTCTGTTGCTGGAAGAATTAGATTATTTAGAGAAGCTGGAAAAAAAGCAATTTTTGCAAATATTCAAGATCAAAACTCTTCAATTCAAATTTATGTAAGACAAGATGAATTGGGTGAAGAGGAATTTGAATATTTTAGAAATTTAGATCTTGGTGATATTATTGGTATTCAAGGAATAATGATGAAAACTGATCATGGTGAATTGACAATAAGAGTAAAAAATGCAAAACTTCTAACTAAAGCTTTAAAACCATTACCAGACAAGCATTTGGGAATTGCAGATATTGAAGAAAAGTATAGAAGAAGATACGTAGATTTAATTATTAATCCAGAATCAAAACAAGTTTTTATTGATAGAACGAAAATAATTAGAACAATGCAGTCAATTTTAGATTCAAAAGGTTATATGGAAGTTGAAACTCCAATTTTACAGTCTGTTAGAGGTGGAGCAAGTGCTAAACCTTTTGTTACACATTATAATGCTTTAGACAATGAATTTGTTCTAAGAATTGCAACAGAATTACATTTAAAAAGATGTATTGTAGGTGGATTTGATGGAGTTTATGAAATAGGTAGAATTTTTAGAAATGAAGGAATTAGTACTAGACATAATCCAGAATTTACATCAGTTGAACTTTATGTTGCATATAAAAATATGGATTTCTTAATGGATTTATGTGAAGAATTGTTTAGGGAATGTTCTCTTGCAGTTAGAGGAACTACAAAAATTAATTATGGTGGCCATGATTTAGATTTGGCAAAACCATTTAAAAGATGACACATGGTAGATGCTATTAAAGAGGTTTGTGGAGTTGACTTTTGACAAGACATGACTTATATAGAAGCTTGTGAAATTGCAAAACAAAAAAATGTTAAAGTAGAAAAACATCATTTTTCTGTTGGACATATCATTAACCTATTCTTTGAAGAATTTGTAGAAGAAAAAATAATTGAACCAACTTTTATATGAGGACATCCAAAAGAAATATCTCCATTATCAAAATTGAATGCAAAAGATTCAAGATTTACAGATAGATTTGAATTGTTTATCATTAATAGAGAATATGCAAATGCATTTGCAGAACTAAACAATCCAATTGATCAATACGAAAGATTTGTTGATCAAATAAAAGAAGCTGCTGCGGGAAATGATGAAGCAAATGATATGGATATTGATTTCATAGAAGCTTTAGAATATGGAATGCCTCCAACTGGTGGAATTGGAATTGGAATTGATAGAATGGTTATGTTATTAACAAATTCAGAATCAATAAAAGATGTATTATTATTCCCTCAAATGAAACCAAGAGGTAACTAA
- the dusB gene encoding tRNA dihydrouridine synthase DusB — MKIKNIDIKGQVFLGPMAGTTNAAFRIICKEKGAALVYAEMVSTEGLVHNNQKTKTMIEVSNLEHPITLQIFGFDINSFVEGAKIVEEFSECDVIDINMGCPAPKVAMRSQAGANLLKYPERVGEVIKAVVENTSKPVTVKMRIGWDDENKNVVELAKIAEANGASAIAVHGRTRNQFYNGKADWTWIKKVKEAVKIPVIGNGDVTDGPSAKAMLEETGCDGIMIARAAQGNPWVFREIQHYLDTGEFLAKPTYKEWKATVIRHANLLIEMRGEEFAIREMRKQLLWYLGTLGSEGLIKEMKQMATTIESMEDMNSIFKFYEDKNLGD; from the coding sequence ATGAAAATTAAAAATATTGATATTAAAGGACAAGTATTTTTAGGTCCAATGGCGGGCACAACAAATGCTGCTTTTAGAATTATTTGCAAAGAAAAAGGTGCAGCATTGGTATATGCTGAAATGGTTAGTACAGAAGGTTTAGTTCATAATAATCAAAAAACTAAAACTATGATTGAAGTATCTAATTTAGAACACCCGATTACTTTGCAAATTTTTGGTTTTGATATTAATTCATTTGTTGAAGGCGCAAAAATAGTTGAAGAATTTTCTGAGTGTGATGTTATTGATATAAATATGGGGTGTCCCGCACCTAAAGTCGCAATGAGAAGTCAAGCAGGAGCGAACTTATTAAAGTATCCAGAAAGAGTTGGAGAAGTTATTAAAGCTGTTGTTGAAAATACATCAAAACCAGTTACTGTGAAAATGAGAATTGGATGAGATGATGAAAATAAGAATGTTGTTGAACTTGCAAAAATAGCAGAAGCAAATGGAGCAAGTGCAATTGCAGTACATGGAAGAACAAGAAATCAGTTTTATAATGGTAAAGCTGATTGAACATGAATTAAAAAAGTTAAAGAAGCTGTAAAAATTCCAGTAATTGGAAATGGTGATGTAACCGATGGACCATCAGCAAAAGCAATGTTAGAAGAAACAGGTTGCGATGGAATAATGATTGCAAGAGCAGCACAAGGAAATCCATGAGTCTTTAGAGAAATTCAACATTATTTGGATACAGGAGAATTTCTTGCTAAACCAACTTATAAAGAATGAAAAGCAACAGTTATAAGACATGCAAATTTATTAATTGAAATGCGTGGAGAAGAGTTTGCAATAAGAGAAATGAGAAAACAACTTCTTTGATACTTAGGAACTTTAGGTTCAGAAGGACTAATCAAAGAAATGAAGCAAATGGCAACAACTATTGAATCAATGGAAGATATGAATAGTATATTTAAATTTTATGAAGATAAAAATTTAGGAGATTAA
- the ftsH gene encoding ATP-dependent zinc metalloprotease FtsH, with the protein MKNKKSIWLWVLFIVMLIVIGIVIWQFIVGTSEVLSIEEFINHLNNDKVSTSSTQKIYNGLHIIAGSYTTGDGVTRKFTVVFDNTQYQHYFDNLESFKHFMSNIRTLSQMNSTFVTLIMNLLPIFVLLAFYVWMFSSMSKGGMGGGMFGPGKSTRPREIKSDVKFTDVAGINEEKTELVELVDYLKNPNKYAQMGARVPKGVLMEGPPGTGKTLLAKAVAGEAGVAFFSMAGSEFEEMFVGLGASRVRDLFSDAKKAAPCIIFIDEIDAVGRKRSGGMGASTNEQTLNQLLVEMDGFGSNSGVIVMAATNRVDVLDNALLRPGRFDRTIQISLPDIREREDILKLHARNKAVSPEIDWKRIAERTPGFSGAQLENVLNEAAILVVRDKRKMITITDIDEAIDRVVGGPAKKSRAMTLQDKQIVSYHEAGHALMGLKLESASKVQKVTIIPRGNAGGYTIMTPKDESNFSSKEDLFASIAGYLGGRAAEEIMFGKNKITTGAHDDLDKATNIARRMVTQFGMSSLGLTKYLTMQEESYGQTKGVYSDQVASKIDAEINTILEQCYVTAIETINKHKDVLELIAESLRILETITAEQIDYIDKHNKLPKEVIEEKNRRVVETKKKESGEILEFEPD; encoded by the coding sequence ATGAAAAATAAGAAATCTATATGATTATGGGTTTTATTTATAGTAATGCTAATAGTTATTGGTATAGTTATATGACAGTTCATTGTTGGAACTTCTGAAGTATTGAGTATTGAAGAATTTATAAATCACTTAAATAATGATAAAGTGAGTACTTCTTCAACACAAAAAATATATAATGGTTTACATATTATTGCTGGATCATATACAACTGGTGATGGAGTAACTAGAAAATTTACTGTAGTATTTGATAATACTCAATATCAACATTATTTTGATAATTTAGAAAGTTTTAAACATTTTATGTCAAACATAAGAACGCTTTCACAAATGAATTCAACATTTGTAACTTTAATAATGAACTTGTTACCAATATTTGTATTGTTGGCATTTTATGTATGAATGTTTAGTTCAATGTCTAAAGGTGGAATGGGCGGAGGAATGTTCGGACCTGGAAAATCAACAAGACCTAGAGAAATCAAATCAGATGTTAAATTTACTGATGTTGCGGGAATAAATGAAGAAAAAACAGAATTAGTAGAATTGGTAGATTATTTAAAAAATCCAAATAAATATGCACAAATGGGAGCAAGAGTACCAAAAGGAGTTCTTATGGAAGGGCCACCTGGTACAGGAAAAACTTTACTTGCAAAAGCAGTTGCTGGAGAAGCTGGAGTAGCATTCTTTTCAATGGCTGGTTCAGAGTTTGAAGAAATGTTTGTTGGGCTTGGAGCAAGTAGAGTAAGGGATTTATTCTCTGATGCTAAAAAAGCTGCGCCATGTATTATTTTTATTGATGAGATTGATGCAGTCGGTAGAAAACGTAGTGGTGGAATGGGTGCTTCAACAAATGAGCAAACATTAAATCAATTACTTGTTGAAATGGACGGATTTGGTTCAAATTCTGGTGTTATAGTTATGGCAGCAACAAATAGAGTTGACGTTTTAGATAATGCCTTATTAAGACCAGGAAGATTTGATAGAACGATTCAAATCTCATTACCAGATATTCGTGAAAGAGAAGATATTTTGAAACTTCACGCAAGAAACAAAGCAGTTTCACCAGAAATTGATTGAAAACGTATTGCAGAAAGAACTCCAGGATTTTCAGGAGCTCAATTAGAAAACGTTTTAAATGAAGCTGCAATTTTGGTTGTAAGAGATAAAAGAAAAATGATCACAATTACAGACATCGATGAGGCAATTGATAGAGTAGTTGGAGGTCCTGCTAAAAAATCAAGAGCAATGACTTTACAAGATAAACAAATTGTTTCATATCATGAAGCTGGTCATGCTTTAATGGGATTAAAATTAGAATCAGCATCAAAAGTTCAAAAAGTAACAATTATACCAAGGGGTAACGCTGGAGGATATACAATTATGACTCCAAAGGATGAATCTAATTTTTCATCAAAAGAAGATCTATTTGCTTCAATTGCTGGTTACCTTGGGGGAAGAGCTGCTGAGGAGATTATGTTTGGTAAAAACAAAATTACAACAGGAGCACATGACGACTTAGATAAAGCTACAAATATTGCGAGAAGAATGGTTACACAATTTGGTATGTCTTCATTAGGATTAACAAAGTATTTAACAATGCAAGAGGAATCATATGGACAAACTAAAGGAGTTTATTCAGATCAAGTGGCTTCAAAAATTGATGCAGAAATTAATACAATTTTAGAACAATGTTATGTAACAGCAATTGAGACAATTAATAAACATAAGGATGTTTTAGAATTAATTGCTGAATCATTAAGAATTTTAGAAACAATTACTGCAGAGCAAATTGATTACATTGATAAACATAATAAATTGCCAAAAGAAGTTATTGAGGAAAAAAATAGAAGAGTTGTTGAAACTAAGAAAAAAGAATCTGGAGAAATTTTAGAATTTGAACCAGATTAA
- a CDS encoding IspD/TarI family cytidylyltransferase has product MISLIIVANGTGQRFGSNKMLLNIDGQYLINKTIKCFEGIDDIKEIIVVSNQEIFNIIDNKKVICVNGGNTRSQSVECGLKLAKQEYVLIHDGARPFITKKLIKNIVNSLKNNEVVVPFLKISNCLKRISNSKVKTVNREEYIQTQTPQGFKTSIIRKAYENNKAEFYDDCQLLEDTKYEIHFINGEEENKKITFITDI; this is encoded by the coding sequence ATGATATCTTTAATAATTGTAGCTAACGGAACTGGTCAAAGATTTGGATCAAATAAAATGTTGCTAAATATTGATGGGCAATATTTAATAAACAAAACAATAAAATGTTTTGAGGGTATTGATGATATTAAGGAAATAATAGTAGTTTCTAATCAAGAAATTTTTAATATTATTGATAATAAAAAAGTTATATGTGTAAATGGAGGTAATACAAGATCACAATCTGTTGAATGTGGACTTAAACTTGCAAAACAAGAATATGTATTAATACACGATGGTGCTAGACCATTTATTACAAAAAAATTAATTAAAAATATAGTTAACTCTTTAAAGAATAATGAAGTTGTAGTTCCTTTTTTGAAAATATCAAATTGTTTAAAAAGAATTAGCAATTCAAAAGTAAAAACTGTTAATAGAGAAGAATATATACAAACACAAACTCCTCAAGGTTTTAAAACCTCAATTATAAGAAAAGCTTATGAAAACAATAAAGCAGAATTCTATGATGATTGTCAATTATTAGAAGATACTAAATATGAAATTCATTTCATTAATGGCGAAGAAGAAAATAAAAAAATTACATTCATAACGGATATATAA
- a CDS encoding Hsp33 family molecular chaperone HslO: MDMQIRALSEKHNVKISIVDISESFNEIAKLQETNPLASVALGRTIINNSLLSLSLKDGNKMTTNINGMGLGGTIIAEFQENKVRGYIQIPNFEVDKIKDDQGSPLSQVVGKQGFLQISRDNENGVPYTSRVEIISGEINLDFMYYIQQSDQVNSLISSTVEINEDGTIKKACGIIIQLLPGFSDMDIDFIEDKVGSLDYLIKTLINTTNYESLIKDICDDAKVLGVSELKFECTCNLEKVMSSIKMLGEEEIKKIIDEGEVVEVVCDFCKKQYNVKPNEINF, translated from the coding sequence ATGGATATGCAAATTAGAGCTTTAAGTGAAAAGCATAATGTAAAAATTTCAATAGTAGATATTTCAGAAAGTTTTAACGAAATAGCAAAATTACAGGAAACAAATCCTTTAGCTTCAGTTGCTTTAGGAAGAACAATAATTAATAATTCATTATTAAGTTTATCATTAAAAGATGGGAATAAAATGACTACAAATATTAATGGTATGGGTCTTGGAGGTACAATAATAGCTGAGTTTCAAGAAAATAAAGTTAGAGGTTATATACAAATTCCTAATTTTGAAGTAGATAAAATTAAAGATGATCAAGGTAGTCCACTTTCACAAGTAGTTGGTAAACAAGGTTTTTTACAAATTTCAAGAGATAATGAAAATGGTGTTCCTTATACATCTAGAGTTGAAATTATTTCAGGAGAAATAAATCTTGATTTTATGTATTATATACAACAAAGTGATCAAGTAAATTCTTTAATTTCATCTACAGTAGAAATAAATGAAGATGGAACTATTAAGAAAGCTTGTGGAATTATTATTCAATTATTACCAGGATTTAGTGATATGGATATAGATTTTATTGAAGATAAAGTTGGGTCATTAGATTATTTAATAAAAACTTTAATTAATACAACTAACTATGAATCTTTAATTAAAGATATTTGCGATGATGCTAAAGTATTAGGAGTATCAGAATTAAAATTTGAATGTACTTGTAATTTGGAGAAAGTAATGTCTTCAATAAAAATGTTAGGTGAAGAAGAGATTAAAAAAATTATTGATGAAGGAGAAGTTGTAGAAGTTGTTTGTGATTTTTGCAAAAAGCAATACAATGTAAAACCAAATGAAATTAATTTTTAA
- a CDS encoding single-stranded DNA-binding protein, with amino-acid sequence MNSVNLIGRITKDPELRSSSNGKSFVAFTLAVNEFSGGNQFTQFVPCFAWEKTAENLAKFVKKGAQISVEGSINVRQENANGQYSQIVTIRANRIEFLGGTNNVQSSSNNSFGSSQPSQPSQQPSSNFDFDLIDDSKSTNDDSILWEE; translated from the coding sequence ATGAACTCAGTAAACTTAATTGGAAGAATAACAAAAGACCCAGAACTTAGAAGTTCATCAAATGGTAAATCATTTGTTGCATTTACACTTGCTGTTAATGAATTTTCTGGTGGAAATCAATTTACACAGTTTGTACCTTGCTTTGCATGAGAAAAAACAGCTGAAAATTTAGCTAAGTTTGTTAAAAAAGGAGCACAAATTTCTGTTGAAGGTTCAATAAACGTTAGACAAGAAAATGCAAATGGGCAATATTCACAAATAGTTACAATTAGAGCTAATAGAATTGAATTTCTTGGTGGTACAAATAATGTACAATCAAGTTCAAACAATTCATTTGGATCAAGTCAACCATCACAACCTTCTCAACAACCATCAAGTAACTTTGATTTTGATTTAATAGATGATTCAAAATCAACAAATGATGATTCAATTTTATGAGAAGAATAA
- a CDS encoding ABC transporter ATP-binding protein produces MVDGNLKQPKFKNEEVVKNKSVKKNTTDMGQTRIREFEHLQLPQITEEGVKGLKQKNKIQKQNTAKYSKKILEGQIVSTTGNRPDLEKNVIELYNVKRWYVTGDMLTPVLRGVDLKLEKGKFIVILGPSGSGKTTLLNTISGLDKTSEGDVFVLGNNLSLLKDSHLTKFRRENVGFIFQQYNLLSNLTAKENAEVGENLSKSKENKMSIEDIFKTIGMEEQMNKYPHQMSGGQQQRVSIARALAKNPEILFGDEPTGALDEEMGRKVLEILVNVKEKYNTTVIIVTHNPNISEIGDTVIHVRNGLIDEIKHNTNPKKPSEIDWS; encoded by the coding sequence ATGGTTGATGGAAATTTAAAACAACCTAAATTTAAAAATGAAGAGGTTGTTAAAAATAAATCAGTTAAAAAAAATACAACTGACATGGGTCAAACTCGTATTAGAGAGTTTGAACATCTACAGTTACCTCAAATAACTGAAGAAGGCGTTAAGGGATTAAAACAAAAAAATAAAATCCAAAAACAAAATACCGCTAAATATTCAAAAAAAATATTAGAGGGCCAAATAGTATCAACAACAGGTAATAGACCTGATTTAGAAAAAAACGTTATTGAGTTATACAACGTAAAAAGATGATATGTAACTGGAGATATGTTAACTCCCGTGTTGCGTGGTGTGGACTTGAAACTTGAAAAGGGTAAATTTATTGTAATCTTGGGACCATCTGGTTCAGGAAAAACAACATTATTGAATACAATCTCAGGATTGGATAAAACATCTGAGGGTGATGTTTTTGTTCTAGGTAATAACTTGTCTTTATTAAAAGATTCTCACTTAACAAAATTCCGTAGAGAAAATGTAGGATTTATTTTCCAACAGTATAATCTACTTTCAAATTTAACTGCAAAAGAAAATGCAGAAGTTGGGGAAAATTTAAGTAAATCAAAAGAAAATAAGATGTCAATTGAAGATATCTTCAAAACAATTGGTATGGAAGAACAAATGAATAAATATCCACACCAAATGTCAGGGGGGCAACAACAAAGGGTTTCTATTGCAAGAGCATTAGCAAAGAATCCTGAAATCTTGTTTGGAGATGAACCAACAGGAGCTCTTGATGAGGAAATGGGAAGAAAAGTATTAGAAATCTTAGTTAATGTAAAAGAAAAATATAATACAACAGTAATTATTGTTACTCACAACCCAAATATTAGTGAAATTGGTGATACTGTTATTCACGTAAGAAATGGTCTTATTGATGAAATTAAACATAATACCAATCCTAAAAAACCATCAGAAATTGATTGATCATAA